A genomic segment from Deltaproteobacteria bacterium encodes:
- a CDS encoding response regulator → MKILVVDDSGGMRDLVRRAVASSNSGDHEFLEAANGVEALKKVLTEKPDLVISDWYMPEMSGLALLRAIRANGSNVNFGIITADSSEEIQKTATDAGANFVIRKPFTADKFNEALATLS, encoded by the coding sequence GTGAAAATTCTAGTCGTTGACGACAGTGGTGGTATGAGAGACTTGGTTCGGCGTGCCGTTGCCAGCTCCAACTCCGGAGATCACGAGTTTCTTGAAGCAGCCAATGGTGTTGAGGCACTCAAAAAAGTGCTCACAGAGAAGCCAGATCTGGTAATCAGCGATTGGTACATGCCGGAGATGAGTGGCTTAGCACTTCTTCGTGCAATCCGGGCAAACGGGTCCAACGTTAATTTTGGAATCATCACAGCCGACAGCTCTGAAGAAATCCAAAAAACAGCGACCGATGCAGGCGCCAACTTTGTGATTCGTAAGCCTTTTACGGCCGACAAATTTAACGAAGCGCTCGCAACGTTAAGCTAG
- a CDS encoding L-seryl-tRNA(Sec) selenium transferase — MSDPSIESALRSLPAVGRLAEDESLSEWSAKHGHPAVVAAARKIIDQARQEILAKKPCPDLKSLTLEVQALLETPPRPFQKVINATGVLLHTNLGRSPIADAAWNAMDQARDYCDLEFDLENGKRGSRMRGVSTPLAELTGAEAGMVVNNCAAALLLMVTGLAGNKPTAISRGQIVEIGGGFRLPKMMEASGSQLMEIGTTNRTHLYDYEEAIQDGAGLLLSLHRSNFKVEGFVTEPKSEEIIALGKEHGIPVVMDLGSGCLVDTTKYGLPAETTVQSIVKLGFDVVAFSGDKLLGGPQAGFLVGSKEAIAKLQKHPLARALRCDKMQLAAAIATLELYLRGEAEQSIPLLRSMNQTQSQLRERCLQWQSILQTGEIIETPDAAGGGTLPGGELPGLALSLEVKSPDRMLAKMRKATPPIIAHIVDDRVLIHPRSVHPDDDVLLAESIRKILTSKP; from the coding sequence ATGTCTGACCCTTCTATAGAATCCGCTCTGCGGTCTCTTCCTGCTGTAGGCCGTCTCGCCGAGGATGAAAGCCTCAGCGAATGGTCGGCTAAGCATGGACATCCTGCCGTTGTGGCGGCAGCACGTAAAATCATCGACCAAGCACGCCAGGAAATTCTCGCCAAAAAACCTTGTCCCGATTTGAAGAGCCTTACGCTTGAAGTACAAGCACTGCTCGAAACGCCGCCGCGTCCCTTTCAAAAAGTAATCAATGCGACCGGTGTTTTACTCCATACGAACCTAGGGCGTTCCCCAATTGCCGATGCGGCCTGGAACGCCATGGACCAAGCCCGAGACTACTGTGACCTTGAGTTCGACCTTGAAAACGGTAAGCGTGGTTCAAGAATGCGCGGCGTCTCTACCCCCCTGGCCGAGCTGACCGGTGCCGAAGCAGGCATGGTCGTCAACAACTGTGCAGCCGCTCTTCTACTCATGGTTACAGGTCTCGCTGGCAACAAACCCACCGCAATTTCTCGCGGACAAATTGTAGAAATTGGCGGCGGTTTTCGCTTACCCAAGATGATGGAGGCAAGTGGTAGCCAGCTCATGGAAATAGGCACCACCAATCGGACCCATCTCTACGATTATGAGGAAGCTATTCAAGACGGCGCTGGCCTTTTGTTGTCTTTGCACCGTTCGAACTTTAAAGTCGAAGGCTTTGTCACTGAACCCAAGTCAGAAGAAATCATCGCCCTGGGTAAAGAGCACGGAATCCCCGTCGTCATGGATCTTGGGAGCGGCTGTTTGGTTGATACCACCAAGTACGGCCTACCCGCGGAAACAACGGTCCAGTCGATTGTAAAACTTGGCTTTGATGTGGTTGCGTTCTCTGGCGACAAACTTCTTGGCGGTCCCCAAGCGGGCTTTCTCGTCGGCTCGAAAGAAGCGATTGCCAAACTTCAAAAACACCCTCTCGCTCGCGCACTTCGCTGCGACAAAATGCAGCTTGCCGCCGCAATCGCCACCCTGGAACTCTACCTACGCGGCGAAGCCGAACAGTCTATCCCTCTTCTTCGCAGCATGAACCAAACACAATCCCAGCTGCGTGAGCGCTGCCTCCAATGGCAGAGCATTTTACAGACGGGTGAAATTATTGAGACTCCAGATGCCGCAGGTGGTGGAACCTTGCCTGGTGGTGAACTGCCCGGACTGGCCTTATCTCTAGAGGTTAAAAGTCCAGACAGAATGTTGGCTAAAATGCGTAAGGCAACTCCTCCTATTATAGCTCATATAGTAGATGATAGAGTTTTGATTCACCCTCGCTCTGTTCATCCTGACGACGATGTCTTACTTGCTGAGTCCATCCGAAAAATTCTAACGTCCAAACCATAA
- the selB gene encoding selenocysteine-specific translation elongation factor produces MSHIVIGTAGHIDHGKTSLVEALTGQNTDRLKEEKKRGITIELGFAGWQISDSIQASIVDVPGHERLVRTMVAGAGGLDLAMLVIAADDGVMPQTREHLDILRLLQVQQGIVVITKSDIVDAELLELVEEDIRETIADTPFANHPVVTVSSKTGDGLESLRTNIIELVSKLDRRVIEGPAFLPLDRVFSKEGYGTVATGTTLRGTLHEGDSVELLGSDTFAITDLKVRGLQALGQPQTEVTAGMRTAVNISGKRTDEIKRGMILTTTGSFEAVDSCIVWVELLAHAKPLKGEVLSIHLGTCEREATVIPLGCDEIAPGESGGLLLRLKTPVACFAGQRFVLRRPGVSVQATVGGGEILDPHPAQGKGSVALATSQLALLRGNRRERIIALAKESRARGLARSELIRRIPAGEVGKEVDVLTKKGKLVQISGGADRWISTELADDLVRKVIGMVEKHHKADAMSPGMIEAEIETQLPPPEQHLAQTIVDRAISQKKLFRQESIVAIPGMGAAVDPQSKILMEKIMALLEKTPLTPPNESDLLSELRIDQKQGRQLLGYLRRNEEIIKANPEIHYSHAALKDIELKIVKGFESKAELTASELKDILGAISRKWAIPLFELLDKRHVTIRRGNVRTLHPSRQPSN; encoded by the coding sequence ATGTCTCACATTGTTATAGGCACAGCGGGTCATATTGACCACGGCAAAACATCTTTGGTTGAAGCCTTGACCGGCCAAAACACCGACCGACTTAAAGAAGAAAAAAAACGTGGTATAACCATCGAGCTTGGTTTTGCTGGCTGGCAAATAAGCGACAGTATTCAAGCAAGCATAGTTGATGTGCCGGGACACGAGCGACTGGTTCGTACGATGGTTGCCGGAGCCGGTGGACTCGACCTCGCCATGCTTGTCATCGCTGCAGATGATGGTGTGATGCCCCAAACGAGGGAACACCTAGACATTCTCAGATTACTACAAGTTCAACAAGGCATCGTGGTCATCACCAAATCAGATATCGTTGATGCCGAACTGCTTGAACTTGTCGAAGAAGATATTCGCGAAACCATTGCAGACACTCCCTTTGCAAACCACCCGGTTGTCACTGTCTCAAGCAAAACGGGTGATGGTCTTGAGTCCCTGCGAACAAACATTATCGAACTGGTAAGCAAACTCGACCGGCGTGTCATTGAAGGGCCGGCCTTTCTTCCACTGGACCGGGTTTTTAGTAAAGAGGGTTATGGAACTGTTGCCACGGGAACCACGTTACGGGGCACACTCCATGAAGGCGACTCCGTCGAACTTTTAGGAAGCGACACCTTTGCCATCACGGACCTTAAAGTCAGAGGCCTCCAAGCATTGGGTCAGCCTCAAACCGAAGTGACTGCCGGCATGAGAACCGCCGTTAATATCTCAGGAAAACGTACCGACGAAATCAAGCGCGGTATGATTCTCACCACGACTGGTTCTTTTGAAGCTGTTGATAGCTGCATCGTTTGGGTAGAGCTTCTGGCACATGCCAAGCCTCTTAAAGGCGAAGTTTTAAGCATTCATTTAGGAACATGTGAACGAGAAGCAACGGTCATTCCCCTGGGCTGCGACGAGATTGCTCCTGGTGAAAGTGGTGGTCTTTTATTACGACTCAAAACCCCCGTCGCTTGTTTTGCGGGACAACGTTTCGTTCTACGCCGCCCCGGCGTTAGCGTTCAAGCCACAGTGGGTGGCGGAGAAATTCTCGATCCCCATCCGGCCCAAGGCAAAGGTTCCGTCGCTCTCGCGACCAGCCAACTGGCGTTGCTGCGAGGCAATCGCCGTGAACGCATCATTGCACTGGCCAAAGAATCACGGGCCCGAGGGCTTGCCCGCAGCGAGTTGATTCGCCGAATTCCAGCCGGCGAAGTTGGTAAAGAAGTCGATGTCCTCACAAAAAAAGGAAAACTGGTTCAAATCTCGGGGGGTGCAGACCGTTGGATTTCAACTGAACTGGCCGACGACCTGGTTCGAAAAGTCATTGGTATGGTTGAGAAGCATCACAAAGCGGATGCAATGAGCCCGGGGATGATTGAAGCGGAAATTGAAACTCAACTGCCTCCGCCAGAACAGCATCTGGCTCAAACCATTGTGGACCGCGCAATCTCGCAGAAAAAACTTTTCAGACAAGAAAGCATTGTCGCGATTCCAGGGATGGGCGCCGCGGTAGATCCTCAATCTAAGATACTGATGGAGAAGATCATGGCGCTACTGGAGAAGACCCCCTTAACGCCGCCTAATGAAAGTGATCTGCTTAGCGAGTTACGCATCGACCAAAAACAGGGTCGTCAGCTTCTGGGATATTTACGGCGCAACGAAGAAATCATCAAAGCAAACCCTGAGATTCATTACAGTCACGCCGCATTAAAAGATATTGAGCTAAAAATCGTAAAGGGCTTCGAAAGCAAAGCAGAACTGACCGCATCAGAGCTCAAAGATATACTTGGAGCGATCAGTCGTAAGTGGGCCATTCCATTGTTTGAGCTTCTCGATAAGCGCCACGTCACGATCCGAAGAGGCAATGTGCGAACGCTACACCCCAGCCGCCAGCCATCGAATTAG
- a CDS encoding co-chaperone GroES, whose protein sequence is MKFRPLQDRILVKRVDSEVKTAGGIIIPNSAQEKPQEGLVVAMGNGKRLEDGTQIPMDLAKGDRILFGKYSGSEVKIDGEDHLILREDEILGVMEK, encoded by the coding sequence ATGAAGTTTCGTCCACTGCAGGACCGCATTTTGGTCAAGCGAGTTGACAGCGAAGTGAAGACAGCCGGCGGGATCATCATCCCAAATTCGGCTCAGGAAAAGCCACAAGAAGGCCTCGTAGTTGCTATGGGCAACGGCAAGCGTCTTGAAGATGGCACTCAGATCCCAATGGATCTTGCAAAAGGTGATCGCATCCTTTTCGGCAAGTACTCTGGTTCTGAAGTCAAAATCGACGGTGAAGATCATCTGATCCTGCGCGAGGACGAAATCCTCGGCGTAATGGAAAAGTAA